The genome window AATAATTGATAAAGGAGCAATAAATCTTAACAAGAAATACCACACTTCAAAAACCCTTCGACTCATAAATTTAGAAAATAAGTGATATATTTTTTCTTTATCCATAAAAAAGCCAACAAAGATAGCACTTGCAATCACGCCCAAAGGTAGCATAAAATTAGATGTTAACTTATCTAAAATATCAAAAAAGCTCAATCCAAAAAAGCTAAAACTAGCTCCATAGCTTGCACTAAAAGATAAAATACAACTCATTCCTAAAACAAAAACCACCAAACCTATAAAAATCAAGGCTTTCTTTCTTGAAATTTGATACTCATTTACAAGATAAAAAGTAAAAGGTTCTATCATGGAAACAGCCGAGGTAATTCCTGCAAAAAATAAAGCCAAGAAAAAATAAAAAGCCAAAAAATGTCCCAAAACACTGTCTAAATTGGAAAACAGTGTTGTTAGAGAAATAAAAACTAAGCCCGCACCTTCTGCTGGATTGGCATTAAATTTAAATATAAAAGTAAACACAATAAGCCCCATCATCAAGCCAATGAGAATATTTAAAAGCACAATCACCATTGAACTTGTGATCAAATTAGTATCATCTTTTAATGACGCCGCATAAGTTGTAATGCAACCTATACCCAAACACAAGGTAAAAAATGCAAGTCCTAATGCTGTCAATACTGAATTTAAACTTAATTTACTAAAATCAGGATAAAACAAATACACAAATGCTTCTTTAAAACCATCTTGAAAAAAACAATATACTAGCATCAAAATAAGCATGATAAATAAACTTGGCATAATCCAAATATTTAATTTTTCTATACCACTTTTTACCCCTCTTGAAACCACAAATAAAGTAAGAAAAAACGCAATAAGAAAATACACACTACTTTCTAAGATGCTATTTTGTATCAAATTACCAAACAAAGCACTCGCTTCTTGAGTATTACTAGGTAAATAATAAACTGAAGTAACCATATACTTTAAAACCCAACCCATGATCACTAAATAAAACGAAAGTACAAAAATTCCGCCAAGCATAAAAAATCCCGCGAATTTCCACTTATGAGCGTATTTGGTTGCTAGGCTTTTATAGGCATTTACAGGATCACTTTGACTTAATCTTCCCATGGCAATTTCAGCCAAAAACACGCAAAATCCCACACTAATTGTTAAAAGCAAATACAAAAGCACAAATGCAAAACCACCATTTTGCCCTACTAAGGTTGGAAATTTCCAAGCATTTCCAAGTCCTATAGCTCCACCTGCTACGGCTAAAATAAAGCCGATTTTAGAAAATTTATCATTCATTTTAACGCCTTAGAATAAAAGCTGTCTAGCCATGATTAAAATCACTGCTAAAGGAGAAATATATCTTAAAAAGATATACCACACTTCAAAACACACACCGCGCATAAAAGGCTGAAATAATTTTTGCAAAGCTTCTTTTTTAATCACAAATCCCACAAAAAATGCAGTAATCAATGCAGAAATTGGCATGAGTAAATTTTGTATGAAAAAGTCTAAAATATCAAAAAAACTTTTTCCAAAGAAATTTAAACTTGGTGCACTTACATGATAAAAAGAAAGTATAGACAAACTTCCAAGAAAATACACTATCACACCTACAAAAACCAAAGCTTTCTTTCTTGAAATTTGATAACGGTTTATTAGATAAAAAGTGAAAGGCTCTATCATAGAAATAGCCGAGGTGATTCCTGCAAAAAATAACGCAATAAAAAAGGCTATGGCTAAAATATTTCCTAAAAATCCCAACTTTGCAAAAAGCGTAGTTAATGATATGAAAATAAGCCCTGGTCCCTGTTGAGTTGGATCAGCACCAAATTCAAAAATAAAAGTAAACACAATAAGCCCCATCATCAAACCAATGATGGTGTTGATAATAATGATATTAAAAGCACTACTAATAAAATTTGTCTTATCAGGCAAGCTTGCCGCATAAGTTAAAATCACACATACCCCTAAAGACATGCTAAAAAATGCAAGACCTAGCGCATCTAATATGGAATCAACACTTAATTTAGAAAAATCAGGCACAAATAAAAATTCACTTGCCTTAGAAAAACCATCCATACTAAAAGAGTAACCAAGCATTAAAATTAACAAAATAAATAAACTTGGCATCATCCAAACATTCAGTTTTTCTATACCACTCTTAACACCTTTTGAAACTACATAAAAAATCACTGCAAAAACAAAAGTAAAACATACAAATTGCGATACCACATCTTGATTTAGTAAGTTTTCAAAAGCCACACCTGCTTCACTAGTATTTTTTGGAAGTTCAAAAAAACCAAGATAAGCATACTTGGCTATCCAACCTATCACCACGCTATAAAAAGACACTAAAATGATTGCACCTAACATAAAAAAACCCGCATAAGACCATGCCTTTTTATGCTTTGGCGCTAAAGTATGATAAGCATTAACCGGATCTTTTTCACTTAGTTTACCAATGCTTAGCTCTGCTAAAAAAATCACAAAAGCTACTAATAAGGTTAAAAGCAAATACACAAAAACAAAAGCCGATCCACCATTATTACCAACTAAAGTTGGAAATTTCCAAGCATTTCCTAGCCCCACAGCAGATCCTGCTACGGCTAAAATAAAGCCTATTTTAGAAAATTTTTCATTCATCTTTTAACCTTAAAAAAATAATTGTTTTACCATGATTAAAATCACAGCTAAAGGAGAAATGTATCTCACAAAAAAATACCAACATTCAAAAAATATACCTTTCATATATGGGTAAAACAGTGTTTGTAAGACTTCTTTTTTAAGTACAAATCCTACAAATATAGCACCAAACAATCCACCTAAAGGCATCATTAAATTAGAAGCGATAAAATCTAAGATATCAAAGAAAGTTTTTCCAAAAATTTCTAATGAGTCTTTACTCCATTCAATATTCGATAATATACACAAACTACCCAAAATGTAAACAACAAAAGCAATAAAAATCAAAGCTTTTTTTCTTGTAAAATTATAAGAATTAATCAAATAAAAAGCCAAAGGCTCTATCATAGAAACCGCCGAAGTAACACCTGCAAAAAACAATGCAACAAAAAATGCTATGGCTAAAATATTTCCTAAAGGTAAAAAACTTATAGGATCTATATTAGAAAATAAACTCATCAAGGACACAAAGATCAAACCAGGGCCTTGCTGTGATGGATTGCCATTAAATTCAAATATGAAAGTAAATACGATAAGCCCCATCATTAAACCAATGATGATATTAATGATAATAATATTAATCGTGCTACTAATAAAATTTGTCTTATCAGGTAAGCTTGCTGAATAAGTTATAATCGAACCCACACCTATAGATAAAGAAAAACAAGCAAGTCCTAAAGCACTTAAAAAAGCACCAACCCCAAGTTTAGAAAAATCAGGCACAAATAAAAATTCACTTGCCTTAGAAAAACCATCCATACTAAAAGAATAACCGAGCATTAAAATTAACAAAATAAATAAACTTGGCATCATCCAAACATTCAGCTTTTCTATACCACTCTTAACACCTTTTGAAACTACATAAAAAATCACCGCAAAAACAAAAGTAAAACATACAAATTGCGATACCACATCTTGATTTAGTAAGTTTTCAAAAACAGCTCCACTTTCTTCTATAGTTTTAGGCAAAGAAAAAAATCCAAAATAAGCATATTTAACAATCCAACCTATAATTACACTATAAAAAGAAACAATCAAAATAGCACCAATTAAAGAAAAACCAACTATCGACCACGCTCTTTTATGTTTTGGTGCTAGAGTATAATAAGCATTAACCGGGTCTTTTTCACTTAGTTTACCAATGCTTAGCTCTGCTAAAAAAATCACAAAACCAACAGCCAAAGTTAAAACTAAATATAAAAGCACAAATGCTGAACCACCATTTTGTCCTACTAAGGTTGGAAATTTCCAAGCATTTCCTAATCCCACAGCAGATCCTGCCACAGCTAAAATAAAGCCTATTTTAGAAAATTTTTCATTCATAAAGATAACCTTAAATTTTATAAAACTATAAAAGTGCTTAATGTAGCCAAAAAAAACTTTAATTTGTTTTAAAATAGATACAATAATATAAATTTCAATAATTTTAAAGCTAAAATGGAGTATAATCACGCTTTTAAAATCTCGAGTAGGGATACGCAAGCCGAAAGGATTTAAAATTATTTTTAAGGAAAAATCATGAAAAAAATCGTTTTTTTAATGTTAGCTTTAAGCGGTTTTGCATTTGCAGCTGAAGGTTCTATGAACCAATGGTTGGCTTCATTTTCTATCTTAGCAGCAGGTCTAGGACTTGGTGTTGCAGCACTAGGTGGAGCGATCGGTATGGGTAACACTGCAGCAGCAACTATCGCAGGTACTGCTAGAAACCCAGGTCTTGGCGGAAAATTAATGACAACTATGTTTATTGCTTTAGCGATGATCGAAGCTCAAGTTATTTATGCACTTGTTATCGCGCTTATCGCTCTTTATGCTAACCCATTCCAAGCATTGGTAGCAGCTTAATACTTTCAAAGCCCTATTTGGGCTTTTTGCGGTTATGGTGGAACTGGTAGACACGCCATCTTGAGGGGGTGGTGCGCTCAGCGTGTGCGAGTTCAAATCTCGCTAACCGCACCATATTTTAAGGAACACTCAAAACAAAATGACTTTTTATCTTTTAATCAGCGCATTAGCTTTTTTAGTTCTTTTCTTTGCTATAAAAAACTACACACTAAAACTTGATGAGAAAAAATTACTTGAACCTATTAAAAGCGATATTTATCCTGAATTTTGCGATCAAATCAATGAAGAGATCAGAAAGATCAAAAATAACCTACTATACAATCATTTTCAACTTATTGATGAGAATACCAAAGATCAATTTTTGGAAAATCTAAGTGATATGAGCAGAAAACTTAACCATATTCAGACTATGAATTTAAGCAAAAAAGATAGCATCTTATGGGAGGAAACACTTTTTGATTTTTTAAAAGAACTAGAAAGCATCAATGAAAAATATCTTCAAAACGCTGAACAAATCAACGAAACTACAAGAATAACACTTCAAGATAAATTTTCTAATTTAACAAAAAGCTAATATATACCAATAATTTATTGTAAATTACGTTATATAATGGTATTAGATAATACTATGTAAGAAAGGACTTGCAATTATGTTTACAAACAAGAAAAAATTTAATGAGCAAATTGCACAACTAGAGCATTCAAATCAAGCTTTTCAAGATATACTTAATGCAATAAGCAAAACAATGGCAATGATAGAATTCCAAACAGATGGAACCATCATCAAAGCAAATGAAAATTTTTTAAAGACAATGAATTACTCTTTAGATGAAATCAAAGGAAAACATCATAGTATGTTTTGCTTACCTGAAGTTGTAAAATCTCAACGCTATAGTGATTTTTGGAAAGATTTAAAAAACGGAAAATCAAGAAATGGTCTTTTTAGACGTATTGCAA of Campylobacter sp. 2014D-0216 contains these proteins:
- a CDS encoding sodium-dependent transporter, with protein sequence MNDKFSKIGFILAVAGGAIGLGNAWKFPTLVGQNGGFAFVLLYLLLTISVGFCVFLAEIAMGRLSQSDPVNAYKSLATKYAHKWKFAGFFMLGGIFVLSFYLVIMGWVLKYMVTSVYYLPSNTQEASALFGNLIQNSILESSVYFLIAFFLTLFVVSRGVKSGIEKLNIWIMPSLFIMLILMLVYCFFQDGFKEAFVYLFYPDFSKLSLNSVLTALGLAFFTLCLGIGCITTYAASLKDDTNLITSSMVIVLLNILIGLMMGLIVFTFIFKFNANPAEGAGLVFISLTTLFSNLDSVLGHFLAFYFFLALFFAGITSAVSMIEPFTFYLVNEYQISRKKALIFIGLVVFVLGMSCILSFSASYGASFSFFGLSFFDILDKLTSNFMLPLGVIASAIFVGFFMDKEKIYHLFSKFMSRRVFEVWYFLLRFIAPLSIIIIMLNQIL
- a CDS encoding sodium-dependent transporter translates to MNEKFSKIGFILAVAGSAVGLGNAWKFPTLVGNNGGSAFVFVYLLLTLLVAFVIFLAELSIGKLSEKDPVNAYHTLAPKHKKAWSYAGFFMLGAIILVSFYSVVIGWIAKYAYLGFFELPKNTSEAGVAFENLLNQDVVSQFVCFTFVFAVIFYVVSKGVKSGIEKLNVWMMPSLFILLILMLGYSFSMDGFSKASEFLFVPDFSKLSVDSILDALGLAFFSMSLGVCVILTYAASLPDKTNFISSAFNIIIINTIIGLMMGLIVFTFIFEFGADPTQQGPGLIFISLTTLFAKLGFLGNILAIAFFIALFFAGITSAISMIEPFTFYLINRYQISRKKALVFVGVIVYFLGSLSILSFYHVSAPSLNFFGKSFFDILDFFIQNLLMPISALITAFFVGFVIKKEALQKLFQPFMRGVCFEVWYIFLRYISPLAVILIMARQLLF
- a CDS encoding sodium-dependent transporter, producing MNEKFSKIGFILAVAGSAVGLGNAWKFPTLVGQNGGSAFVLLYLVLTLAVGFVIFLAELSIGKLSEKDPVNAYYTLAPKHKRAWSIVGFSLIGAILIVSFYSVIIGWIVKYAYFGFFSLPKTIEESGAVFENLLNQDVVSQFVCFTFVFAVIFYVVSKGVKSGIEKLNVWMMPSLFILLILMLGYSFSMDGFSKASEFLFVPDFSKLGVGAFLSALGLACFSLSIGVGSIITYSASLPDKTNFISSTINIIIINIIIGLMMGLIVFTFIFEFNGNPSQQGPGLIFVSLMSLFSNIDPISFLPLGNILAIAFFVALFFAGVTSAVSMIEPLAFYLINSYNFTRKKALIFIAFVVYILGSLCILSNIEWSKDSLEIFGKTFFDILDFIASNLMMPLGGLFGAIFVGFVLKKEVLQTLFYPYMKGIFFECWYFFVRYISPLAVILIMVKQLFF
- a CDS encoding F0F1 ATP synthase subunit C, giving the protein MKKIVFLMLALSGFAFAAEGSMNQWLASFSILAAGLGLGVAALGGAIGMGNTAAATIAGTARNPGLGGKLMTTMFIALAMIEAQVIYALVIALIALYANPFQALVAA